The sequence below is a genomic window from Acropora palmata chromosome 5, jaAcrPala1.3, whole genome shotgun sequence.
TCAATTTGCATACAGGTTCTCTCCAAAACTAGTGGATATCCACGGGTACAAAGTGCTCAAATGTTGTTGGAAAGCTCGAATTAAATAAGGGTATGTACATCTAAATGGTTCTGGCATGTTGATAAAGCATTTAATTTGaccaaacaattaattttaggAGTACTCCATTTTAGGTGCATCATCGGGTACTCCACGGAGTAGGACTCCACGATTTGTTCTCTCCCACTTTGCATTTCTACCCATAGTGCATCAAAGTCATTTATCGACAATGAAAGATGAGGTctgcttgaaaataaaataacgaTCTTccttaataaaaaaaacaacgccATTAGCATTTGAAAAACTAGGTTgaaaagtgaataaataaCCTGTTATTTCGATATTGGGTAAGAAACTTTGGTCCCCGTTAACTTTAAACTTAATCTCAGTGAGACCCACCATCGAGAAAGGCAAATATAATTCAGACAGCATATGTTGCAAATTATCAAGGTTGGCTGACAAGCTCCTAATATTATAGTGCGAAGCAgaaaagcattttcaaaacatattCTTTGCATGTTGTCCTTCAGCAGCATTTTTGATAAtattaaaatgcaaatgatTTACAATGCTCTCTGGATATCACTGGATATATATTTGTTCACAACTTATCAGCCATACCCAAGgaatcaaaaataaatttcattcGAAATGAGGGAAAACGTATCGAAGACAGATGCTCCACTGAGAGATAAACAAAGCACCAAACTGATACATTCGATGACATCCTCTACCTGAACGGGTATCCAGAGAGCAACATAAACCAAACAAGACAAAGAGACTTCCGAAGTACCAACACAGAATGGTCATACCTCAAGATTCCGCACATTTCCGAACGCTTGGGGCAAGGGATTACCAACATTTTCCGAAGAGAGGGCATCCCAGTACGTATCGCTCACAGATCCTACACTCTCAGACGAGCCCTCTCCTACAACACTGCTGAGCGCACATGCACCAGAGACAAGTGCCCCATCTCGCACACCAATTTGGGACTATGGAAAAACATCGTCTACCAGATCACATGTAATAACTGTCATCAACTATATACATCGGTAGCACAATACGTTTCCTCCACGATCGCATTAGAGAACATATGAATAACGAAAGTTAGTCCTCGAAGAAACACATTGGGTTGggtatgagatgattataccCTATTCTTTTATTCAGTCCATTAGGCTGTAAGGTGTTTAGCCTTTTTTGTCAGAATATTTCCCGTCTTCGAAgtatttcccttttcttttccatgaCCATTTCATCTCAATTTATTTATTCGATGATCGTTATTGTTACGTCATTATCAAAGTTATTAGTTCTGGTGttgtaaagaaaatgttccGTGAGTTCACAGCTACTGACTCTATTTTTAATGTGGTTCCTGTGATTGTTAAGACGAATGTAAAAGGGTGTCTCGCTCTTTCCATCATACTGCAATTTGCAAATATTGCATTCAATGACGTAAATTATCCAAGAAGATTGACAATCCAGTAAGTGGAGTATATggaagacaatttttttatccCTGCAAAGGTTGATGCCTTGTTTATCTGATTACACCAGCTACAGCTGGTTTGTTGCAAGGACCACAACCGCCTCCTATGCTGGAGTGATTATcaggtgtttttcttttaaaggtGGTACTCACAAGTGTATCTCGGAGACTTTTGGGTCGTCTATATGCAATCAAAGGTCGTTCGCGAAAAATATGGGCAAATCTTTCTTTCGAGATTGAAGAAAGTGCCAGTGTCCTCCCACTCCAGCAATGAACATGTTttgaggggggagggggggggtgTATGTCGTTACTAGGGGAATGCAACTTATGGTTTCCCTTTCCCTGGCGCTTAAACTCTCTTCCTGTGTAAGCGAGATTATTTATCTCATTTCTGTCAAGACCTTGTATCTCTTATAGCCGAACGcgacaaaaaaattggaataTTCCATTAtcctttgcttttgtttgtctgttgATGAGCAAATCCTCCTAAGCCTTAAGGCCTGGCTGTAAGGGATACTGTATTTCAAATATGCTGGGTATGCTGAGGTCCAATGTAGATATGGCTGACTGATCGGTGGGCTTCTGGCAGACTTCCATACTGACGTGATCGACCACTTGTATCCTTGTTCATTTTGGTGTCCAGAAAGTTCAATGAAGCAGTTGAGATTTCGTTTGTGAATTTGATTGATGGTACGAGTCCATGGTCAGcagggggggtgggggggcaGAAGACTCCTATAGGGGCTGgcactttttttgtgtcagaatcatccaacaaaatgtgacgtcacatccggttgaaaattTAGCTGAAATCTCGTCTCTTTGCTGACAGCTTCAGCAATTGTATACTATGACCGTTTGAAATGTTGTtaagatattgattcaatgtttcctgataatattttttcaaaggaacgaagtttactattgtAAACGTGTTGCGTAATGGCGAGAATTTCATAGTCTCGAAACGAGTGACGTTCAAacttttggctctagctgttcctgatccAGTGAAAACGGAAATTACAATAGCCTACCCTGAGTGTAATATAATGGAGTGCTGATTggtggtcatagttttcagtgttaacgccgggaaggtatttaacactcgacgtgaagtggtgacagcggtatcattaatgctgttcaagtcGTTGATCTCGTGTGTTCACCCTGAGAcctcgtggaattaaggcacatttttcaggcttttttactttctttcgtggagtttattttccaCTGACGGGAAATACAAAGGTATTTGATCTCGaaggggatcagtcattttttaactttgtaaaTTTATATTGCATTAAAGTCTTATATTCTCACTGTTGTAACGCTTTCGATATCGAAGATGGAAAGTCCTTCTAGAACAATCAAATATTGACTTTTTCACGGTTTGTATATGTCACCTCAGCACAttcattactcaatgaaatcttctcatatctttcgaaaatcATACCTTTATAAAGCTTACATGTATATTAGAAATTTGATTGCCAATAGTTATTCTTAAAAATAGCACATTTGATCTGCAGAAACCAAATTAGTGGCTTTAATAAGCTTATCAAGAAAAGATTTCCGTGCAGCACCACATTTTTATTATACttgcactttattttatttcaagtaaagGGCAAgcatataataatttatgttgaGTCTGAGTTGGAATATTCTGTTTCTGTGAGTCCAATGTATGTTTCAGAGGTGGTGTTGTCGTTCCGTGTGACTGTGGCTTGATAAACGACTGAAGATTGAAGGCAGTTACCGTTGAGCGGGCACTTGTTcttttgtcggcagttgcatgtTTTGGTGGTTGTGCCGTCTTTGTTATCTTTCGTCTAAGATGGGTAATACGAGTGTAAGATGCGCTTGTTGTGGTTGTCGATGATCTATATATTTGGTGTTATTCATACCGCTGTAACTGATTTTGATAGTGTTGCAGTTAAATATCTTGCGGAGGCTGTGATCCTTAGGGAATCGTTTGTCAATTAGGCTGAGGAATTTGTGTCCGATGTTGTTGCTGACATTCTTGCTGAATGGAGGGTTTTACTAGAGAATGTTGTTTCGCTGTCTGTTTTTGCGTTTGGCTGTCGTGGTGGGTTCGTAGTGGAGGGTGTATTGATATCCGCCTTCGTCAAGTGCTTTTTGGTACGGGGGGCGGCTTTGTCGAATGAAGCTTTATCCGATGAAAGGGATGAAAGTCGTTTGTTGATGCCGGCAGGTATGTTCTTTGTGATGATCGGTGGATGATTGCTTTCGCGGTGTAAGTACTGCAGTGTAGTGTGAGGCTTTGTGTAGGGCCAGTAGGTGCCGTTGTTTAGGTTGAAAGTAACGTCTGGGAAGCTGACgatctttttgtttgcttcgATGGTGATACGTAGCCCGTTGCGGTTGAAGATTCGGGAAATTTCCTTCTTTATGTTTTCGGTGTCTCTCGGTGTGATGTTAGTGGTGGCTAGTCCGTCGTCTCTGTAGAGTCCTACTTTGATGTTGAGGTCTTGTAATTGTGAAAGAACGAAACTTTCCTACTAGTTCGCACGTTTCGGCGCCGTCGTAGCTGCCCATCGTGACGTCAAATGTCGTGTCTCCTTTCATATATAAATAGATAGATAGGTAGgaagatagatagatagttagatatagatatattcCTAAAATACAATGCCTTTGAGAAAGAGTGTATATGTctgtataatttttttttcttaactgaTAACTGATATGTTCTACGGTCATTCTGCTTAATATCTACTTTTTTTCTGGAGTGGATGGAGTTGCCGGAAGACGTTTAAGTTGATAGGACGACTCTTCTGGGGCGACAGTCCTTTCAGATGAAGGTGACCAGAAGCGTATAGTCCTCTTCATCTTTTGTCGGAATCGCTGACTTAACAAAGCATATACAAACGGATTGATGGCGGAATTTAGCATAATGACGGCGTGAACAATGGAAATCTCAGCACTGCGAAAATCTACCACAATGGCGTGCAAAATTGTGTCTGTGATCCAGCAGATCTCAAACATGGCGCTGACAATCAATACCATCAAGGTGACTCGTTTTCTCACTTTCAGCACACCCTGCTGTAAAGATAGATGGTAGAAGAAAATACCGTGAATTAAAGCTTGAATGAAATTCTTTTCCACAAGAGCTTGTAACAGACACTGCaattgattattttaaatCTAAATTTGCCAAACGTTTAAGAtgtttaataatattaaatagaAATTTAAAGCTGTTCAAAGTACACTACATATGGACTGGCGGAGAGCCGTTGAAGGAAATGTGGAGTATCCCTCCAACGGCAAGTAGACTTAGAAGTATTTCAAGTCTTCCTGTGAAAAAAGTGACCCACACCCATTTTGACTTTAAACCAGGTAACACAAAACTGCGTAAATTAAccaaaattagccaattaCAAATTTAGTCATCACTGACGTGCAAGATCAGAGTGCAGCCTAGTTGTGCAGTGTTGGGTTCTAGGGTAGTTCAAGCAAGGACTTTTTTCCTGGCTTCCTTCCAAATGCAGAAATTTGTTAGCTAAAACTACGATGATCAATTCAAATCgctttctttttaattgtaGGAGTTTGGTACATTTTAAGCACTCTATTCACACCTTTTGAATTGTATGCTCCTTATTTACATGCCGTTTTGGCCTGACCCACAAGTTATGCACAACAATCGAGTAGAAACCAACCATCAATAAAAGAGAAATACAGAGGAGGACCAGCCAAATAAGCTGATATGCCAGTTCCAGTGTTTTATTAGTCCAATGATGATCACATGACTTCACAGCAATCTCATTCCCAATTCCTTGTAATACAAAGCCACGAATGTTTATAAGCACTGACAGAAACCAAGAACTTGGAATTATTATCTATAGGAGAAGAATGGCAAGTGATTAGTAATCAATTGACAGTTTTGTAActgttttgttgaaaatattaCTCTGTCAGAGGAACTTATTCAACCAGGTGGATTGCAGATCACGCAGCAACCATACTCAGACATAACTTGACACTACTccggtttaaaatgaatttaactTAAGAAGTTACTATTCACGATCGACCCAATCGTAGccttttaagttgcattcattttaaccaCATAAGCGTCAAACGACGTTTGATCGTTTAACCTTCACGCGCATATCAGAAATTATAAGTTTTGACTAGAACTGGCgccttattttaatttctctcaGAAGTCATGTACAATGAATTATTATGTAACAGTTGACGCAGTAACCTGTAAATGGTCTCTAACTAAATCATTGGATATTTATATAACTTTAATGAAGAGAAGCTACTATTAACTTTCCTTGGATGATGACTATTTTTCACTTATACTAAAACGAACAAGCTGTGCATTTCCGAAGAATACTTCATGTGAATTAAACTACTCCAAACAAATGTGCGGTGGTTTGATAATTTTCAAACTCTGGCTAAATTAATCCAGAATTAataaaaacttttcaaaaccaTTTACTTACAGGCCCGAGGAAATTCTTACACGATTTTGATACATAGATCAGTTCAAgcagatttttattttccatcaAGTTTGGATTATACGATTAAAAGCGTTTTACATCAGCAAAAATTCAAACCTCGGTTCTTCTTCCTCTACTCCTCAAGAAGACGGTAATTCCAACTATAACCTAATCGCAACCCGCACACAAACGCTAAACCTAAAGTTTTAAAACAGGCGGTTTGCACTTATACTTACAAGACGATAGAACGTCAATCAAAACTGAGCGTGCATCGAATCACGTCAATTTCTGAACATGACTGCCGTTTTGAACAATTGAACTGGCCCCAGGTGGACAAGCAGACATAGTTTAACACTAGACGAATAAAAGTTTAGTTTCTAAGGAAATTGAAGTGCCTCGTTGGTGGGGAATCACTTgtctctgaagatggcttccccACATATTGATATGTGGTCGAGGAAGAAATCAATGATCAGGTTAGTTCCTATAATGAGAAATCGATGTTTTATATTTTGCATTAACATGCCCGCAGCTTGTTGAAAAATCTTGATCAACTAAATTTTGTACTTAATGGGGACATTAAGTTTTTGACACtgttaaggggttaaaaatCTCAAACGGGTATTCTCTGAGTGTTCTTGGCGTGTCAGAAACGTGGCTAACCGTTCCCATTTCAGAGCTTGTAAATATCACAGGATACAATTTTGTCTCCAATGATCGTAAATCAAAAATAGGCCGTGGAGTTGGCATTTATTTGCAAAGCATTGAATGCAAAATTCTTAaagaatgcaattttttttttttgctcagaGGTAATTGGGTCAATATCTTTGTCCAAATCATTGTTCCCCAAGGGAAAAACATTAGCGGTATCTTTTTGGATCTTTATAAAGCGTTTGATACCCTCGATCATGAAATCCTATTCACCAAGCAGGAAGACTATGGTATCCGTAATGCAGCCCTGCAGTGGATAAACAAAACTACTTTCCTTATCGCTATCAATTTGTTCAATTCAGCCAAACTTGTTCACCAATGCAGACCATAAAATGTGGTGTACCGCAAAAATCATTTTTGgccctttctttttcatactTTACATAAACGATCTCCCGAATGCTTCAGAATTGATAGAGCTTCTGCTCTTTGCTGACGACACTAGTATTTTATATTCTCACTCCAACCCAAATACCTTATATTCTATACTAAATAATGAactaaaaaatattgaagttTGGCTACGATGTAACAAATTATTGGTGAATGTAAAGAAAACGACTCATCTCATTTTCAAACCCTGGCAGAAGAAATGTAACCGCAACTTTTCTATCTCCCTTGGTGGTCAACTGCTAACACAAAAAATTTCTTGGTGTATATTCTTGGTGTATATATTGACGAGCTTTTGGTGTATATATTGACGAGCACCTTGCTTGCAAAGGTGATATCAGCTGTTTATGTAAACAAATCTTTCAACCAATTGGAATgttataaaaaataaacgtCTGTCGAAAACAACAGTCTGCCAGGACttcagtcacccagatgatcatatTCAAGCGATCGAGGTAACTTTTTTAGTTGGATTAATTTTCAAGCAGAATAGCGTCAATTTGAAACTGTAACTGAACAAGCAGTTTTGGACTGATAACACTTTTAATTCTTCGTTTTGTCCCATTGCCTTTGCTGTATACCTAGCAGTCGCTTAACAGAAAATTCTAGAAAAAATACATACTTTCACGCTTTGTATAGTAAGTTTTCCTTTGATTCCATGTGGATTGACAACGGTATAGTAGCGCTCTCTAGCGACGACTATCATAGTGAAAACGCCTGCAAAAGCTCCAACCCATGCTGCTTTGCTAAGAGACATGCAGATCGCGTTACCGGGCATCTCGTCTGCTGTTTCAATAGTAAGGCTTGCAATGTAGTGTGACAGAAGGAAACTTGGATAAACGATGTCTGCTGCCGCCAGGTTCACGAGCAGATAGTTAAAAGGAGTCCTGTGAGAGAACAGATGGAGATGAATTAATTTGAAAGAACTTGGATGAACAGTACTTCAAATGGAGTAAAGCAGCTAAGAAATGGACCCAATCGCTTGTCGCTTCCAGCAAATGATCTGACAAATATATTATTCGCTGGTTGACGGCACTTTTCACAGAAGTTGTGGCCGAGACTTCTGCTAACCTGTGAGTGGTATCCCTGAATTGCGCGTGCAACGCATAAAGCCAGCGAGAACAATGGGGCAAAAATGCTACACCGACAAAATTGGGTAACGCTTCTTCAACACCCACTTTAGTCTCCCTTAAATCCTTGACTTGCCGTAACAAACAACATGTAGAGTGAGCCTTGCGCATCGCAAAGTCACGGTTGCGAAGAAGCcagaataaaatgaaacaaagcaGATAGCGCCTATTCAGCGTAAATTCGGATAAATAATATTAACGTCAAATAAACCCACAATTTAAAGTTTACGTGAATAAAGGGATGTCAGAGGGGTAACAATTCAGAGGGGTAACAATTCAACGTCTTCACTTCCTGATTCTTACCTCATATCACGATTCCTAAGAACGACAAAACCAACAAGAAAGTTTCCAGCGATACTTGCGAGAAATATGATTGACTTGATTGTCAATAAGATCACGTTCAGTAGGGTTAACATCTCCTTGTCGTGTTATTAAAGCTGAAGGAGGCAAAAAAGTATGACTGTTATGGGCCGGGTATTAAGGTGTGGAAGGTAGTTAAAATCAACATAGTGGACTGTGACCAAGTTAACAAACTGCACTACCTGTTTCAAATGGTTAGACTCGGCTTTAAAGTATTCTTGGACAACGACTTAAAATCGTAGTCCTGTCGCAAGACCCTTCATTGTACTAATCTCCATGGGGCGTTATCTTTGGCTcctctatttatttatttatttatttatttatttccacTTCCTCTTAACATACAAGAATATGTTTAGTAAATACGTACAGTAAAGGAAGAAGTAGAAGGGCAAAATATAGTAAATTAATTATATGCCCTGCAATTAACTACATTTGTTTTAGGATAAAAGTAAACTAGAGAGGAAAAAGTAATGCATAGTAAATAAGATGTAATGTTGGAATTGTCAATActgagcaaaataaaactgGCGAAGTGCTTTTTTAAATAGCTTTTTAGTCGGCCTATTGCGTATAGATATGGGAATATCATTCCAGTAATAGCATCCTATAATAGTTGGACAAAATTTTCTTATATTTATTCTGAATGATTCTGGATTTAGGTGCTGTAAAGATACACTTCGAGTAGCGTAATTATGTTGCTCAGATACTAAAGACAAGTTAAGATTCGACGACTTCTTATTAATTAGGTGATCATAAAATAGTTGACACATATAATTTAACAATGTCAGGAAGCTTTATGAGGCCAAGGCTCCTCTAGAGGGTTGGGTATGTGGATGAGATCAAAATTGGACTGACAGCGGTAGACAGAGGTGCCTATACCTGCTGATGTCCGATCTCAACGCACATTGTAAACTGCGATGCATGAAACAGTGTGTGATATGAGCggtataaaaataaatacattgTATTACAAGTAGACCTCTTGTGCTtggacattttgttttcacaataCAGGCGATGTGATAAAACTTTAGCGAATCTGAGAGCATCACGTGATCCGAGGAGGTCTATTGGCTTGGGAACCAACATGAAACAGCAAGAGTCTTTAAAACCTGAAAATGTAATACGGCGCAGATCTCAACTACGGTTCCCGTAATTGTGAACATATTTGAGCCAAAGATAACACTGCATTTATTTATTAGGCAAAGTGATTGTGTTAAAGACACGTGTACgttaaagtccctgtcacccttattttttttctattttggacgaaaagttaagtcatccatggatacaaatttaaaaaaaaaacaattaaactttttacgtctttccatgggttttgatcgcaaaaagataaaaatctgaattttgacCGCGCAGATCGaggactggtacctatgacgtagtaCCAGTAACTTGTGCACTGCCTGCACacaacttctttttgtttaatttctttaatttttttgtttaaatttgtttatgaTCCGACTGGTTTCGTccgatcaaacagacttcatcagggattgtGAGAAAACGGCTAAGaggaactagttttatacataaacttatagtacaaaagcacgttccagtaagggtgtgaacagcaaaacaccctcaagaaatacgcgcaggatataacgtaaatcccggtgtaaaaaaggtgtatagtttaatttaattttggggctcacgatttaaagttaaatccctgatgaagtctgtttgatcagaggaaaccggtcggataataaacaaagttaacaagatcagttgctgtgtgccgcccactagtctctatttaaaaaaaaaagcatcatttttttaaactccaTCGACCAACGAATGATGTCCCAGGAATAGCCGAACATTGACTGTCAAAATCCTCAGGTCTAAAATGCTCAGAACACAGTTGAGAGGTAGGAGtaaatgtccattttgcacgTTTAGCAAGGACAAAGTTGATCCATAGTCTTCTCCTCTTTcccttcatgtttttttttttttctaatttgtccaacttgatgttctttgaCGAGTCTGATTAACCGCGCaccgatggctcagttggttgagcatcgggttgtcacgcgggaggtcgtgagttcgactccggcctgACCTCAGGGTcataaaataactgagaaataagtgctacctttgtaattactttagcaaatggttagactttcaagtcttctcggataatgtggccggcttggcggtgatgttctaaaaaggcttgtggtgtatgaggccacgtacgcaaaaacagccacaagtcaaaaaggaactttgtcgagtgctagataatgtaaattagtaaatttttagctcaggataatgattttccagctttctgattggttccctaagcccatcatatgagccattatcgttaagtttgaccaaataaggaaaaactgatggcgaatttcttgtgctgaaattttggaggtcggaaaaaattgtttcgcggcgtcgtcggtaaagaaaatgtcacgatttgaggaggtttcacccgaagaaatcaagagaattgcttgaaaatttactaaaacagttattcttctcgaacttgccggatatgagctgataataaccaactcggcctacggcctcgttggttatatatatcagctcatatccggcgcgtcctcgaagaactGTTGAATAACGTTTGAGCAATTCCCAGCTGTTCATCTGTTGGACATACTCAAAAACCGATCGcggaaaacaaccaaaataaactataatatttactataacttcgggactctgctatgcttaagcacttgattgaAGACGGGTTACTGCTACTACGTCATCACCCCAGGacctcaagatactaatttgctcggtcaaaaacgcaaaggcatctcaaaagcgcatatatcgtacattttacgtctcaagaaaacatgaaagactgcaaaaaatcgagtcattttaaaatagtatgattagtaaaggcttctacttttcttctaaaatagaaaaaaataagggtgacagggactttaatGCTTTGGGCCTAATCATTGAAAATGCCTGCGAAATTGGTctcgaagaagaaaaaagtggTGTAATTGCTGTCGttagcaaaaattatttgtcgTTTTGAAAGTATATTGGTAGTAGCGTAGAGAGTTCCTGGCATACGAATTTGAACTTTCAGTTTGCAAATAACGCGTAATTGAAGGTCTAATACGTAGTGCTGCACAAATTTCATGACTCACTTAACCTTATCACAATAAATACCAAAACGTGGCTAATATTtaataatgaaatgaatttaTAAACAGTGTTATTTTCGCAAATCGTAGTTGCCTCTCCCTAGCTAACAAGCAAAGCTTTCGAAATATTTATTTCGGTTGTCAGGCTTTGATGATTTGTCAAATGATTTTATATGTATATTATATGTATTATAAGTAACCTTGCCAAAAAGTCATATATTACAACTGCTATAAAATTGTGTCGCAAGCGAAAAATGTAAACTTTTGCTTCAAGTACatgttaaattacatttatcaCTGAAGCGATCGAGCTTCCAATTTTCAGTCTGATGCGTGTATGCAATTTTTGTAGTCTTATGGCCTCCCTGGCCCTTCTGGCACCGAGATGCACTAGCATTTTTCAGGACCTACCACAGCTTTTTTGGTGatgatgtttttttgtttttgttttttttttttttactattgcttttgttgttattttttttttaatttattctgTTAAACATGCGTATGTGTGTCAGGTGGCCACGCACTTCTCACAGCCTTGCATTTAATATTACAGTAATTGCTTGTTTTATCTTTCTTGTGCTGTACAAGTCTGTATAAATGGCATTAACATCCACTCTTTCAACAGCAACGAAAgttgttaaattttaaaaaggaagGATTTAAAGGCTATTTTTGTAAAACGATTGTTTCGTCTCAGTTAAACTAATTAACCGGTAATCTATTAATACTTTGTTCATACGGCttacaattttgaaaagttgttTGCAGTAGCTACCATTTGACACAACATCAGATAACATTCAGGTTTTCTGGTCCGTTTCGATCCATATTCCATTTTCTTCACTTTATTATTTTCGCTGTATTGGTTATGGACCGTTTTAACCACGCTAAAACTTCATACCGCTTAGCGCGTTTCCAACGTTCTTAGCGTATTACATGTTCTGCTAATgacaattaaagaaaaaaaaagcgcaCTATCGTGCAACTTTTTGAAGTAGTTCTATAATTTGCATGTAATATTCTTCGGAAATGCACAGCTTGTTCGTTTTAGAATAACTGCCACATAGTCATCAAGCAAAGACAATTAATAGTAGGTTATCTTCATC
It includes:
- the LOC141882166 gene encoding QRFP-like peptide receptor; the protein is MLTLLNVILLTIKSIIFLASIAGNFLVGFVVLRNRDMRTPFNYLLVNLAAADIVYPSFLLSHYIASLTIETADEMPGNAICMSLSKAAWVGAFAGVFTMIVVARERYYTVVNPHGIKGKLTIQSVKIIIPSSWFLSVLINIRGFVLQGIGNEIAVKSCDHHWTNKTLELAYQLIWLVLLCISLLLMVGFYSIVVHNLWVRPKRHVNKEHTIQKQGVLKVRKRVTLMVLIVSAMFEICWITDTILHAIVVDFRSAEISIVHAVIMLNSAINPFVYALLSQRFRQKMKRTIRFWSPSSERTVAPEESSYQLKRLPATPSTPEKK